In Brevibacillus brevis, a genomic segment contains:
- the spoVG gene encoding septation regulator SpoVG — MEVTDVRLRRVNTDGRMKAIASITIDHEFVVHDIRVIDGNNGMFVAMPSKRTPDGEFRDIAHPISSTTREKIQAAVLSEYDRVGQEEESTIEAGA; from the coding sequence ATGGAAGTAACAGACGTTAGACTTCGCCGAGTGAATACGGATGGTAGGATGAAAGCGATTGCGTCCATTACAATTGACCATGAGTTCGTGGTTCATGATATCCGTGTCATTGATGGAAACAATGGCATGTTCGTAGCCATGCCGAGCAAGCGTACGCCGGATGGGGAATTCCGCGATATCGCACATCCAATTTCATCCACTACCCGCGAAAAAATTCAAGCGGCTGTCTTGTCCGAATACGATCGTGTCGGGCAGGAAGAAGAAAGCACGATTGAAGCGGGGGCATAA